Below is a genomic region from Brassica oleracea var. oleracea cultivar TO1000 chromosome C9, BOL, whole genome shotgun sequence.
GTTCAAAACTACGCTGGCGTAACGCGTGCGATTGGGTAGGGCCCATCGCTGAATCAATTAATCGGAGATTAAACGTGGATTAATCGGCGATTTGTTTTTGTTATATATGACATATTCTATTACATACCGTAACAACAGTGTGGTGTAGTGGTCACTTTTGTTCTTAAATATCCTCCAAACCTGACTTCTAAGGTCGCACATTGCGCGTTTTAGCATCAAGTTTATTACACGACGGCTGTCTGATTTTCATGACTTTTTCTTGTTGTTTTTGCTTAAACTTCATAGATCTTAGGTAGATGATTCGATTTACAAGTCCAAATGAGTGAAATTTTTAGTTTTTTTTTCTAAATCCGATTTTTTGAACGCATAACTTCAGTTTGCCACGGTTACTCACCGTTGAGCAATTTCTCGGCCGCTAAATCGCCTACGCGACCGAGTTTTAGAACAGGAAATATAACACGTGGACAAAATATAGAAAAGTAAAATAAAAAAATGAAAAGAAAATAATGAGAATAAAAAATAAGAAGAAAAAGGGTCAAGAGACTCGAGCCTTCACTGAGTGGGGGCAGAGTGAGAATTTCAACCAACCAAACAGCAGAATCTTAATAATCTTGGTGTAATTAAGTTTGTTTTTAATTTTGAGTGGTGGCAGTTGTCCCCTTTCTGTATAACGTAGGTTCGCCGCTGATTGTTTAAATCTTAAGTAGGTAAGTGGCACCACAGATCGTGAGTCAGATAACCACATCAACTTAAAGCTTCTTCCCGCTCAAGATGTTAGTGTTTGCACTTCGTCAATATTCCTTAATCAATTTGCCATCTCCACAAGTCACAAAGTCTACATGAGCATCAATCTAAGGCACAAAAAACAAGATTAAGTTAGGTACATGTACCACAAAGAGAAGAACAGCTCCAAATATAATGTTTTAAAGTTGCACAAACACAAAGATTATAAGAACTTTTCTTCTTATTAGATTTAGAAACTCTCTCAAAACTAAACCTTTCAATGTGTTTCTCTTGATGGAACATCTCTCCATGAAAACTCTTTATATAGGAAGAAGCTACATCTTTTCCTAAGGGCTAATAATAATATGGAAACATTCCTAAGCTCGATATGTTTTCCTTTTTCCTTAACCCATCAAACTTCACTTTAATGAGTTAACTTGCTCCTCAAGTTAATTGGAATTATCCAACATTCTCCCCCTTAATTCCAACTTGAATCTTAGGTATGTTGATCTTCTTAACTCCGATGAACTTGCGCATTGCTTCGAACTTGATCCTTGCCAATGGCTTAGTGAGTATGTCTGCCTTCTGTTCCACTCCAGGTACGTGCTTCACTTCGATAAAGTCGAACTCCACACATTCTCGAATGAAATGGTACTTCGAGAGTATGTGTTTGCTTCTACCGTGAAACACCGGGTTCTTGGTGAGGGCTATTGCTGACTTGTTGTCAATCTTCAACCCGACCTTCTTGTCTTCTTTGTTCATGATCTCGACCATCAACTCCTTTAACCATATTGCTTGTTTTGCAGCTTCCGTAGCTGCCATGAACTCCGCCTCACATGAAGAGAGTGCCACTGTGGGTTGCTTGCACGATGTCCACGTGATCGGCGATGTTCCTAGGTAGAACATAAACCCTGTAGTGCTTCTTCCATCATCAACGTCTATGTTATGGTTGCTGTCACTGTAACCTGTAATCTCCGTTGTTCCATCGCGTTTGAAGAAGAGACCATACTCTGTAGTGCCCTTTATGTATCGTATTAGATGCTTCACTGCTTCTCCATGACTCTCTCTCTTGGACTCTGCATATATCTGCTTAATACACCAACCGAAAATGCCAAGTCCGGTCGTGTATGAAGAAGATACCTTAAGCATCCTATGATGCTTCGATACGATGTTGCATCAATCTCAGGCTCCTCCTCTGCCTTTGATACTTTCAAACTCGTGTGCATCGGAACATGAGTATAGTTACATGACTCCATCTTCGTCTTGACAAGTATACCTTGCGCGTATCCTTCTTGTTTGATGTGAATGCCATCAGCTCCTTGCGTTACTTCTATACCAAGATAGTATGTAAGCTTCCCGAGGTCTGACATCTCAAATCTTCTTGACATATCATCTTTGAATTGCTTGATAACGTTGAGTGAAGTCCCTGTTACAAACAAGTCATCAACGTATATAGCTATGATCAGAAGCTCCCCCTTCTGTTTCTTTTGATATACCGCAGGTTCCTTGGTGCACTTCGTGAACTCCATCTCCTTGAGAACACGATCGAGTTTGATGTTCCAAGCTCTCGGAGCTTGACGCAAACCGTATAGTGCTTTGCTAAGTTTGTACACATGATCCTCCTTTCCTTTCTCCACAAAGCCTTCTGGTTGAGTAACGTATACATCCTCATTTAAGTCTCCATACAGGATCGCAGTTTTCACATCTAAGTGATGGATCTCCCATCCATTAGTTGCTGCTAACGCCAAAAGTAGTCGTATGGTTTCTATCCGAGCAACTGGTGCAAATACTTCGTCGAAGTCTATGCCTTGTTGTTGCACGTAACCTTTTGCAACTAGTCTTGCTTTGTATTTGATCACCGTTCCATCTGCATTCCTTTTGATCTTATAGATCCACTTCAAACCTATCGGTTTCACACCTGCCNNNNNNNNNNNNNNNNNNNNNNNNNNNNNNNNNNNNNNNNNNNNNNNNNNNNNNNNNNNNNNNNNNNNNNNNNNNNNNNNNNNNNNNNNNNNNNNNNNNNNNNNNNNNNNNNNNNNNNNNNNNNNNNNNNNNNNNNNNNNNNNNNNNNNNNNNNNNNNNNNNNNNNNNNNNNNNNNNNNNNNNNNNNNNNNNNNNNNNNNNNNNNNNNNNNNNNNNNNNNNNNNNNNNNNNNNNNNNNNNNNNNNNNNNNNNNNNNNNNNNNNNNNNNNNNNNNNNNNNNNNNNNNNNNNNNNNNNNNNNNNNNNNNNNNNNNNNNNNNNNNNNNNNNNNNNNNNNNNNNNNNNNNNNNNNNNNNNNNNNNNNNNNNNNNNNNNNNNNNNNNNNNNNNNNNNNNNNNNNNNNNNNNNNNNNNNNNNNNNNNNNNNNNNNNNNNNNNNNNNNNNNNNNNNNNNNNNNNNNNNNNNNNNNNNNNNNNNNNNNNNNNNNNNNNNNNNNNNNNNNNNNNNNNNNNNNNNNNNNNNNNNNNNNNNNNNNNNNNNNNNNNNNNNNNNNNNNNNNNNNNNNNNNNNNNNNNNNNNNNNNNNNNNNNNNNNNNNNNNNNNNNNNNNNNNNNNNNNNNNNNNNNNNNNNNNNNNNNNNNNNNNNNNNNNNNNNNNNNNNNNNNNNNNNNNNNNNNNNNNNNNNNNNNNNNNNNNNNNNNNNNNNNNNNNNNNNNNNNNNNNNNNNNNNNNNNNNNNNNNNNNNNNNNNNNNNNNNNNNNNNNNNNNNNNNNNNNNNNNNNNNNNNNNNNNNNNNNNNNNNNNNNNNNNNNNNNNNNNNNNNNNNNNNNNNNNNNNNNNNNNNNNNNNNNNNNNNNNNNNNNNNNNNNNNNNNNNNNNNNNNNNNNNNNNNNNNNNNNNNNNNNNNNNNNNNNNNNNNNNNNNNNNNNNNNNNNNNNNNNNNNNNNNNNNNNNNNNNNNNNNNNNNNNNNNNNNNNNNNNNNNNNNNNNNNNNNNNNNNNNNNNNNNNNNNNNNNNNNNNNNNNNNNNNNNNNNNNNNNNNNNNNNNNNNNNNNNNNNNNNNNNNNNNNNNNNNNNNNNNNNNNNNNNNNNNNNNNNNNNNNNNNNNNNNNNNNNNNNNNNNNNNNNNNNNNNNNNNNNNNNNNNNNNNNNNNNNNNNNNNNNNNNNNNNNNNNNNNNNNNNNNNNNNNNNNNNNNNNNNNNNNNNNNNNNNNNNNNNNNNNNNNNNNNNNNNNNNNNNNNNNNNNNNNNNNNNNNNNNNNNNNNNNNNNNNNAGCTTCGATTGACCTTCATCTTGGGTTTCTTCTTTGATGCGTTCTTCGAAAGCCTTCAATCTCCCAACAATGTCTTCGAATCCCGTTGAATTTAGATCCAACACTTGTTCTAACGAAGCTACGATGTGAATGAACTTCGTTCTTGGAAGTCCCTTCAGAAACTTCTTTACCAGCTTTGATGCTTCCATTATCTCTCCTAACGCGGCTGCTCTCGATGCTAAGCCTGAAAGTTTTCCTGCGTAGTCATCCACCGTGTCTGTGTCTGTCATCTTCAGTTTGTCGAACTCAGACATCAAAGTTTGTAACCTTGCTTCTCTCACGCGATCAGCACCTAGGTTACGGGATTTGATAGCTTCCCAAATCTTCTTCGATGTATCATGTTCTCCAATCTGAAGTATTAGCGCCTCCGGGACTGATTGAAAGATTAGAGCAATCGCCATATTGTTCTTCTTTGCATCGTTACTCCCTGGATCAATTGTATCCCAAACTTCGTATAAACGAAGCATCACTTTCATTCGCATCGACCATACGGTGTAGTTGGTCGATGTTAGCATCGGACATCGTATGTCCTTCTTCATCTCAAGACCTTTATCACGTGCTTGAGAATCGTCTCTCATGTTTTGATCGAAGTTACAACTCCTCTTATAAACGACCTTCGAAACCTGGAGCTCTGATACCAATTAAAGTTGCACAAACACAAAGATTATAAGAACTTCTCTTCTTATTAGATTTAGAAACTCTCTCAAAACTAAACCTTTCAATGTGTTTCTCTTGATGGAACATCTCTCCATGAGAACTCTTTATATAGGAAGAAGCTACATCTTTTCCTAAGGGCGAAGCTACATCTTTTCCTAATAATAATATGGAAATATTCCTAAGCTCGATATGTTTTCTTTTTTCCTTAACCCATCAAACTTCACTTTAATGTGTTAACTTGCTCCTCAAATTAATTGGAATTATCCTTGGACACCAGGGTACAAGAACAAATAATGAAGGGATAAACTATCTAAATTTCTGCAAAACAACTTGATTCAAAAACAAATAAGAAACATATCACCTGGTAGACATTGTCACGGATCCCTAATGCTCCACTTCATTATTAGCTGCTTGTACAGAAAATATCAACTCAAAACAACTCAAGTAAAAAACTAACTGTAGTTTTTGCTCAAGAGTCATACCGTTTTGAAGAGCAGCCATACCATTTTGAGAGATACCCAGAAGTAAAAACCAATTTTTTTTTTTGAAAAACTAACCTCAGCTTGGTACTCAAACTTCTCACCGAACCCTTCTTCAGTCGTCTCTTTATCTGCCACGGCGGCGTCGTACTTCGCTGGTTACCTCTTTTCTCGGGGTTCCAGCTACAGTAAATGCCGTGTTTTCTTCTTCTTCTTCTTCTTCTTCTTCTTCTTCTTACTTTGATTCTAAGAACCGATGCTGCACACAAAAGGAAAACTTAGCTACAATCAGCATAAACCCTAATGCAAGTGAGACCAATCAGAACGAAACTAAATCTGAGAGTGAGAGACATACATTTAGAGTCTAATCTTATAGAAGAAGCCTAATGTCAGAGTATCTGATAAGATCATGGTCAATGATGTGATATGTGTGGCTCCTTATTAATGGGAAGTCTCCCATTTGTTCAACATGTTCTTTAGTTGTTTAGTTGGAAGTTATTCAGTTGATACTTTTTTTTTGTATTTAAGTAACGAGTTGTTTATGGAATTGCAGTAAATTGTTTCTTAACTCTTTGGGATCCAACAGTATCTGACCCAAGCTATCGCCTTTGCCGACCAAGCAGAGATCCCTGTCTTCTCTCCGTCATCTTCGACACCACCACCACTCTTTGTCTCAGCTTCTTCCGGCCGTCGTCTCTTCTTCTTCCTTTGTCATGTCCGAACTCTGTCTCTCCTCTCTTCTGTATCTATGTCTTGTGTCTCAGCGAGAGAGGGGAAAAGTTTAGCCGAGAAGACAGTCGCTTTGATTACGAATTTACGATTACTATTATTCTACAAGCAACCTAATTCATGGTTCGTGGTTTAAAACTCTAGCCGAGAAGACAATTACCTAAAACTCCAAGTCATGATTTAAAAATAACTAGACCCTGAATCCACGCGCCAGCGCGGTTATGAATTTTCAGTTTTTAAAAAAAATACATTTACAAAAATATTGTTTGAAAGAAAATTCATCTCTCTTTCAAATATAAAATGAAAATATTATAATTAAATAATAAAAAATATAAATAAAAACTATAAATTTAGCAAATGACAACTGAGTTATATTATGCTAAAATTTTCTTTCAAATAATTTATCAAATGACAAATGAGTTATGAGCAAATAATACCATTTAATTTTTAAAAGCATAGCCATTCTTAAATATTTTTTGAATAAATAATGATTTTTAAATTTAGTCAACTGAAAATAATATCCATACAATTGTGTGAGTTAAATTCTAGTTTTATTGATGCATGTTATATATTAGTGCTGCATGTTTTAGGTAACATTTTAATGATGCACGTTTTTAAAAATCTCCATTATTAAAATTATGCACGTAAGGATAACTCATGAGTTTTTTTGGTTGATTAAATGACATTATGTCTAAATTTATTTAATGATATTTCATTAAGTTAACTGAAAAAGACAAACAATAAAATAGGAAGTTTAAATTCATTTAAGCATATTTCATTAATATAAATGAAAAGACAAGTAATAAATTAGGCAGTTTTATTCGTTTTAGAAAATTTCATAAATGCAACTGAAAAAGACAAGAAAAAATAGGAAGTTTAATTAATGAAGTAGGAACATTTTCAAATGGGTACTTCTCTTTTAATAATATAGATAACTAGATCTAGATCCGCACAAGTTTTATTCTTTCTATACTAAAATACTCTAATTTATATAACATTATTATGTAACAATACTATTTTACATAACTTTTATATTTTGTAAAAATTATTTTGTAACAATAATATTTTACATAATTTTTGTTTTATTTCTAAAATTTGGAATTTATATAGAAATTAAATTGAACTGCACTTATATAATAGAGAATAATTTTTTTTTGGGATACCATTAAAAACAACAAAACTTATTTAAAAACAACTATAATATTTTGTACTTGAAAAATAATTTTGTATTAACGTTCTTACTTGAGAAATTGTTTCAAATACACTAACTTGGATAGCATTTTATAAAAACTCAATAAAAAATATTCTAACATTTGAGCTTAAGATTTAACGATTATTGTTTAGGATTTTATTATTTAGGTGGTGAAGTTGAGTTTATGAACTTATGTAAATAATTCTTATATATTTATAAATGTTTTTGGAGGGTTAACTTTGTCTTCTAATAATAAATTTATGATATCTATGAAAATTGATACTAAAATTTTGAAAAATAGTATCAAATATGAGGTAAAATTAAAATTTGTTGGAATTATATTATATACTATAACATTAAACTTTGATAAATGTGTGCACTCTTCATATATAATAGTGTTGGAGTTTTTTTTTTTGACATATATAGGTCATTCGTGCTATGACATTAGTACGCATATAGATGATAAAAATGTGTATTCATGTTTATTATATTCGTTCATGTATATATTTATTTTATATATATATTGTTTGTCTATTTATGGTTGGATTATCAGATGTAAAACTTTATATATTGATTAATAAACTAAATTGGTATAGTATTTAAATATTAAAACGGTAATATAAACGGTAATAATAGTTAACTAAAGCCTTATATGTTTAAAGAGGTTAAGTGTTACATCTATGAAGAGTAAATTAAAATTTAACCATTAATAAGAATATTAGATTTGAGTTAAAAAATTATTGACATAAATTGTAATGTTACATGATAGAAGCATTTATTCAAGTTATGATCTCTAAGAGATAGTTTAAATTAAAAAATAATAAGTCATGATTTATTTGTTTAATAAATAGGATATTTTTATGTTAAAATTTAAATAGATATGGATATTGCTTTCCAACAAAATCTATTTAAAATCTTTGTAAAATGTAGTTTTGAAAATTAATAATTGTAAGTTGTTATTATCATTAAAAAAATTTATATAATTTTTAATTTTCGTTTATAAATCAAAATTAAACTAAATTTAAATTTCCTATTATATTTTATGAAAATTAAATTTAAATTAATCGATTTTCGGAAAAAAAAATGATTCTGAAATATTTTTAAAAGATATTGTTAAAATTTTCTTAAATAAATATTTATTTTATTTTAAATAAAAATAAATATATTAAAAGGTATTATAATAATGTTATGTACATTTGATAAACTTTCTAAATAATGGTTCAACTTAGAATATCACACATGAAATGAAGTTCTGACTTCTATTTTAATATAATATATATTTTATTTTTATATTTGAAACGTAAATATTATTTTTTTCCAAGAAAGATCTTTTTAAAGTCTTTGTAGAATGTATTTTCAATACTTAAGAACTTTAAATTTTTATTAGGATTAAAATATAAATAAAAATTTGTAGAATTTTTTTAATAAATCAAAGTATATTAATTTAAAATTTTAATGATATTTATAATAATTAGAATTTAAATTAAAAAAATTTCGGAATTAACATTTTGTTAAAATGGTTGGTTACATTTGTTTATTATGTATGTTTTATGTTTAGTGAAATAAAAAAGAGGAATTAATATATTGTTAAGATTTGGTGCTGCAACTTCATAAAATATAATGTAAATATTTTTTTAAGAGAGGGTCCATTTCAAAATTCACACATGAAAGAAGTCATGACTTCTATTTTAATAGATAAGATAGATATTTTACTTTTATATTTGAAACAGAAATGTTATTTTTTTCTAAGAAAAATCTTTTTAAAGTGTTTGTAGAATGTATTTTTAATACTTAAGAAATTTAAATTTTTATTATGTTCAAAATATAATTAAAAATTTGTAGAATTTTTATTTTTTATAAATCAAAATATATTAATTTAGAATTTTAATGATATTTATAATAATTAGAATTTAAATTAAAAACATTTTGGAATTAACATTTTGTTAAAATGGTTGGTTACATTTGTTTATTATGTATGTTTTATATTTAGTGAAATAAAAAAGAGGAATTAAAACTCACAGTACTCACATTCCAAGCAGCTAGCCAGAACAATTCAGTCTGTGTCTCCAGATGCCAAGAAGAAGAACAAAAAAAACAGCAGGCTGTACCTTCGTCTCTATAGGCAGCAAAGAGAAGGTTACACTATAAGAAACGGAAAATTAATTTGGAAAAACAGAAGAGGAGCTCAAACAAAATTAATAAGATGAGATAGAAAAACAAGATTTTGAGTAGTTTAGAAAAATGAAAGAGGCAAGTTTCGACCACTAGGCTCTCTAGGCTCGTGGATGTGGAAGAAACTGCTAAAGCTTCGACCACTTGCCTCGCAGCTAGCAAGAGTAGATATTCGAAATGGCTCAACGACTTCCTTCTGGTATGATGAATGGTCTTCGCTGGGCAAGCTGATTGATTTGACTGGAGATCGAGGTTGCATTGACTTAGGAATTCCGATCAATGCCACTGTGGAAAGGGCAGTTCAGTCCTATAGATGTCGGAGGCGCAGGACTGATGTACTAAGGAGTATTGAGCAGGAGATAACTACGCTCAGGGATATTGGTCTTAGTCAGGAGGAGGATTTATGTCTTTGGAAGAGAGTGAATGGAGACTACCGGTCTGAGTTTTCTACCTCTCAAACATGGATCCTCATACGCACTCACACCCCGACGGTCCCTTGGAGTAAAGGAGTTTGGTTCCCGGAAGCTACTCCAAAATACTCTTTCATTACATGGATCGCGGTCCATAATAGATTGTCAACGGGTGATCGTTTGCTGAAGTGGAACCCTCAAGCTATGTCTACTTGCTGGCTCTGCAAATCTGCTGCAGAAACCAGAGACCACCTGTTTTTCGAATGTACGTACTCTGAGGTAGTTTGGCGAGGAACTATCAAAGACTTGGCAGGCTTGGGAGTTTCGAGCAAGTGGAGTCGTCTGATTAGGAAGCTGGAAACTGGACTGCAGAACAGAACCCTGACCTTTCTGTTTAGATACTGTTTCCAAGCTTTGGTCTATGCCATTTGGTTTGAGAGGAATGCGCGACGCGTGGGAGAGCCTCCAAAGCCAGCTTCTCTTCTGATTCTCTACATAGATAAGCTGGTTAGGAACAGAATCTCGTCGCTACGCAGACCAGGGTGGAAGCACGAGAAAGCAATGGAAGTATGGTTCTGGAGGAGATGAGAATCCATTTTTCTTTTTTCCTTCACAAAAGCTATTAAAATTTTGATCCTATGTATATAACAATAAGCATTAGGTTGTACAAAGGTTTTTTGAAGTGAATAAATTTAAAATTCTTTCAAAAAAAAAAGAAAGAGGCAAGTTTAGAGAGTGACAGAAACAGAATGCAAAACCTTCTTGGGTTCTTGAAAAGATTCATCAGCGGGCATGACAATGTTAGACCACTCAATGTTGCCCCAAATCTCGCCTACTTGGAGTCTCTCCAAGGAAATCTCGGCAGACCAAATATGAAGATGTCCCAACTTGGGGCGGTCCCAGAAAAGCACAATGTTCCCACCGGAGCTGCACATTCTGGCCCCAGGATGTAAACCTTCAAACTTGTCGATTAGACCATACTTGCTCATCTTTAACGTGGCCATACCATGCATGATCCTCTTTTGCTCCCACCGATCAAGAATCTGATCACCAAAGTGGACAATTTTAGAAAGAAAGAGATACTGGTTGAGAGGCTCAAACCATTGACCTCCTCTGTATTCATCACCATCTCTGTTCCATGCAAATCCAACTCATCCGGCTCACACCAAAATAAAGTTCCGTTTCTGCTAAGACAAAAGAGCAAGTTATCAATCATACACCAGTCCCTTGGCTTTCCTACCAGTTGTCCACGGTTCCCTGTCCCCCATTTACCTTCCCTCGGCGAGTAGTAAAAGGTTCTCTCCGTTTCATCCACTGCGTAAACCTTATGAACCCTCACCATACTGTCGTGGATATGCTTATTACCTCCCTTCCGTTTCGGCATCGGTGGCAAATTATCCCAAGTTTGAGTGTTTGGATCGAATACCTCTCCACAGTCATCATGAACATCGCAGCCTCCAAACACGTAAATCTTCCCGTCTACCACACCAGCAGCCCCGTAAGCTCGAGCCGCTCCCATGGAAGGGACAGGGTGCCACACGTGAGTCCAACAATCCAAGCTCCAGACGTCGGAAGTGCGCTTCTCCCCGTCTATCAACCCACCGATTACATAGATGCCCGAGTCCAGCACCACAACGGAAGATGCTTCCACTGGCTGGGAGGAGAGCGAAGGGATCGGAATTAGATCAGAGGCGTCTAGGGTTTTTCTACGACGGAGGATTCGTAAGCATACGTAGACATATGTTTCAGTGCGACCAATCAGCGATCGGATCTTGTAAAGATCAGGAGATGCCACTAGAGAGCGATAACTTTTGGAGACCAGAGATAAGGCCGCGTGGTCTGATCTCCAGACTCTAGCCAGACAGTTCAGAACCAGATCATCTGACGAACATGATATCGGAGACGCCTCTTCCTTCCTCTGCCTCTTTTCTTGGTGGGGTTGCTCTTCGTGACTGGACATCGAGAACTCAAAGAGGTCCTCTCTTTTTGTTTTTTTCCCTTTCTATCTATCTAAAAGATGTTTATATAGGCATGAAGTTTTAAAAACTAACCGACACCAACGACCAAACACAAGCAAGATTAGGAAAAGCTCTTATAAAGCACACTTCTTCATGCACATATTAAGTCCCAACATATAACACTCTAACTTGAGTACTAATAAGTGATTGATATGTGTGTCATCATGATTTAACATACTTCTTTAAAAAAAAAAAAAAATTAGGCTGATTGATAAGAGGATTGGACGTTGATGGAGATACAGATTTGGACATTCAACACACCAAACATAAATAAACCCTTTAACATGATCAAGCAAAAGAAATTATTCAATTGCATCTTTCAAAGGATATTCCATAATGTAAAAGGAGCAAGTGAAGGGTGAGATCATCTGATCACGTTATGATCGTTGATCGGAACTTCTCTGTAAACTCCGATCTTCTCCTTTTATTGAATGAATCAACGAATATATAACATGCGTCATGTTACATGTCTAACAAAGTATCAAGACGATCTCATGGCGATCGCCATACAAGTACTTATCGCCTATGCCATCTCAACAAGCCAACCACAGTAACACAACTACAACAACAAAAATCAAAGGCTAGTTGCTTCCATTCTTTATATTGATTCTTCTT
It encodes:
- the LOC106314956 gene encoding F-box/kelch-repeat protein SKIP6-like produces the protein MSSHEEQPHQEKRQRKEEASPISCSSDDLVLNCLARVWRSDHAALSLVSKSYRSLVASPDLYKIRSLIGRTETYVYVCLRILRRRKTLDASDLIPIPSLSSQPVEASSVVVLDSGIYVIGGLIDGEKRTSDVWSLDCWTHVWHPVPSMGAARAYGAAGVVDGKIYVFGGCDVHDDCGEVFDPNTQTWDNLPPMPKRKGGNKHIHDSMVRVHKVYAVDETERTFYYSPREGKWGTGNRGQLVGKPRDWCMIDNLLFCLSRNGTLFWCEPDELDLHGTEMVMNTEEILDRWEQKRIMHGMATLKMSKYGLIDKFEGLHPGARMCSSGGNIVLFWDRPKLGHLHIWSAEISLERLQVGEIWGNIEWSNIVMPADESFQEPKKHRFLESK